The nucleotide window GCTTGACAAGGGCGCGTGCGATACCCGCGGATAACCAGTCCCCTTTTCAAAAGACCTAGAGCTAAATTGCTAGGCGTCCCTTCTACTTGTGCAAGGTAAGTGCGAGGATGAGCTTGCCGAGGGTGTAAGAGACGCTTATTCCAGTGAGGTTCATCGCTGAGAAGAAGCAAGCCTTCGCTATCGGCATCGAGGCGTCCTATGGGATAGACGTGGGGTGGAAAACCGAATCGCGCTAGGGTAGGTTTCTCTGTGCCGTCGCTGGTAAACTGCGAAAGAACCCCATACGGTTTGTTAAAGGCGATTAACATGAAACCTTAATGGTGAGCGCAGGGAAATTATGGCTCCGGAGGTAGGGATCGAACCTACGACCAATCGGTTAACAGCCGACCGCTCTACCGCTGAGCTACTCCGGAATGTTGCAGAAAACTAAGCTATTAACGAACTGCACCCGAAATGCAAGGGGAAATTTAGCCGAGTGTGCGACGGAAGAGCCAAAGTGCAAGCCAGGTAAGAAGACAAAATGCGATGAAAAGAATAAAGAGCTCTTTGCGCTCTTTATACTGGGTTTTGCGGAGTTGACGATGAGGAGGCTCTTGTATTTGATCTTCAATAAAAGATTCCAAGCTCACATCCATCTTCCATGTGGGGAGTTTTTCTTTCGTGTGAGTGGCAATCTTCTTTTTGTAGATGAGCTCAAGCTGCTTTTTTCGCGCCTCTCGTGCAAGACGTCTTTTTTGTAGGCGAAGGTCGCGCTCAGCACGCCTGATGGGATCGCTACCTAAAATTGCAAACATGAATTGAGAGAACAAACAAGACTACTTTGTTAAAAAGATAACCGCGATGATTAAAAGCGTGATGATAAGGGGCAAAGAGTAGGCAAAGCCCATCAGACAGTAGTGTAAAAAAGAGAATGGTCGCGCAGGGACCTGAGGCTGAGTCCGCTCTTGTGGTGAATGGGTAGAGTAGCTGTGGGTGCGTTGCCAAGCTTGAATTTGTGCATCAGCGTTTGCACATACGGCTTGCGCTTCCTCGATGATGGCCATGGCGCGGTTGAGCTCATCACGGAGATTTTCGGCTGACCAAGTTTTCTCATCTATGGAGTCGAGATTTTGTTTTTGTTGCTCATAATTCCGAAGGATAATGTTTATGGTTTCACGTTCGTTATCGAGCTCTTGTGCTCGGGCTTCGACTTTCACAATATCTCGTAGAAGCTTTTCGTTGATTTTTTGGAATTTGTCGCGGAATTCGTAATGTTTTTTTCGAAGTTCATTCAGTTCGCGTTGCCGCCTCTCAGCCTCTGAGAGTCTGCGATCAATGAGATTTTTATCCCGAATGAGATTCTGGACTTCTTCGTCTGTCTCTTGAAGGCGGAGGTCGATCTCTTCAGCAGTATAGGCATCGGGATGAGGCGGTTCGTTGGAACTAGCAGGCGGAGTATTTTTTTCCGGAATGAGATCCTCCGGTGGGGTGGAGAGTCCTATTGGGCTTTTAGTTTTTGTCATAGCAACGGAGTTCTAAACGTTGTGGAAATAAAGACTTCATAGTTGGATGTTGAATACGACGATTATGAAATAGACGCTAGCAGCGATGAAAAGAATCAGGAATAGCGCATGGAGGTAGACCCATGGAATATTTTTTGTGGCAGATTTCGGGTTTTGGGCGAGATTTTTGTATTCAGCAGAAGGTGGTTTATATTCTATGTCGGAAAGGTCTGGGAATGGGGTGGGCTCTGGAAGAGGTATGCCGTCTCCGGAATATTCGGATTGATAGAGGAATTCAACATTGCCAAATCGGATGATGTTACCAGAGCGAAGTTTAATTTTATCAATCCGTTCTTCGTTCACATAGGTGCCGTTGGTTGAGGATAAATCGGTAAGGGTATAATCTTGCCCGTTGGTTGAAAGCTCTGCGTGGTGACCAGACAAACTTGGATGGGGTATGACGATATCATTATCTTCTAATCGTCCCACAGTGTGAATATTTTGAGTGAGGTTGAAGGAAAGGCCAGGGAACTCGCTGCTACGTGCTATGAGCTGTGGCATGGCTTAGATAATTATCGCTTTGTTTGGATGTTGCAATTCTTTTTACGTTTTTTTTATTTTTTAAGAATAGCGAGTGGCAGGTCTGAAAATCGATATATCAGGATTGCGGTTAGCAATAAGATTAGTGCCGAAGTCGAAATCCAAATGCCAAGATTCCACCCGGGGGAAATGTATTCAAGAATGATATTGTGAGAGCCGGGGTTAATTGGCAGGGAGAGGAATGTGTAGTTGGCAGGGATGGGAGTGTAGTGATACTGGGCGCTGTCGGGCAACCCGTAGGCACGCCAGCCCTTGGAGTAGTTGGTCGAAATGACGAGTAGCGCAGGATTGTGAGCTTCAACTCTTATATGATATTTACCAGGACTGCGATTGAGGATTTCCACAGTGGAAGGTGGGACGTTTGGGGTGATTTCCTTATAGAAAAAACCTTCGGGGATCTTTTCAATCACGGCCTCCTGATCAAAACGAAATTCAGGGTCTGCAATTCTTGAGAGGATCCACGTGGGGTGTGGCTCAATGTGAAGAGTCGAAACGAGAAACGCCTCGTCCGTGATTTTAAAAGGGGATTTAGCTATCCATTTAGGCTCATTTGAAAGTAAATCTGCAATGCCATAAAGGCGCAAAGGAGCATGCATACTGTGAAATTGGAAACGCTGGGGAAGGTATTGGGTAGCGCGGTCAGCTGGTAAGCCAAGCGAATAAGTGACATACTCTGCGTAGCGACGAAAAACAAAAGGGTCTAGTCCCCAGAGATCGTGATAGCGATACATCAGTGCGATATTTGGATTGGAGGGATTATGTAATCTAGCTTCGGGTGGGAGCTCCTGGAGGATTTTCTTTGCTTCATTTGATAGAGTGATTGGCTTATGGGAAACATGGAGTGGACGTGTATAAAGCAGAATATCAACCGTAGTTACGACTATTAGAATTAGAGTTCTGATTTCACATGAAAGCTTAGGGATAGCTAGAGATATAGCCATCAGAGCACTAATTATCGCTAAAAAGAAGAGCTGAGGCCCGATAAAGCTTGTTGCCTTTTGAATAAAAACTGCTATAGAATCTGGAGAAATTTTGAAATAACTTTCGCCAGTTAGCTGAATGTGCTGAAAAAGAAAGTATACAAGGTCATTCACGAGACTTCCTAATCCGCTAGGATTAAGGAAAAAAACAGCTAAAACAGCGCTAAGAGAGGATAACACGAGTAAAATTCTTATATAGAACTTGTGCTTCTTTTTTTCCTCTAAAAAATAGACTATACTTTTCAGGGAGAGTATTAGCATAGTAATCAAGAATACGTGTGTAAACTTTGATGTTCCTCTAAATGATGAAAAACCCGGCAAAATCATATATAGAATATCGAATAAAAATGTCTGAGAGCCTAGTGCTAAGAACAGGCTGATCAGAGAGATTAAAATTAAAGGCTTGTTGCTGTGCCAGAGCTTTTTAACTCCAAAAATTAACGCAATAGCAGGGATAATACCGAAATATATTTGCATCTCCCATA belongs to Candidatus Methylacidiphilales bacterium and includes:
- a CDS encoding pseudouridine synthase, whose amino-acid sequence is MLIAFNKPYGVLSQFTSDGTEKPTLARFGFPPHVYPIGRLDADSEGLLLLSDEPHWNKRLLHPRQAHPRTYLAQVEGTPSNLALGLLKRGLVIRGYRTRPCQAKILTSDPQLPERIPPIRFRKTVPTAWLEITLTEGKNRQVRRMLAAVGHPCLRLVRVKIGLFFLDGLEVGEWKVLSPAEEDMVLARPTP
- a CDS encoding FHA domain-containing protein, translated to MPQLIARSSEFPGLSFNLTQNIHTVGRLEDNDIVIPHPSLSGHHAELSTNGQDYTLTDLSSTNGTYVNEERIDKIKLRSGNIIRFGNVEFLYQSEYSGDGIPLPEPTPFPDLSDIEYKPPSAEYKNLAQNPKSATKNIPWVYLHALFLILFIAASVYFIIVVFNIQL
- a CDS encoding YfhO family protein, with the protein product MLIALVLGAIHFFDLIDNSKILSSIHTDIAGQFYSWRSYAIDEIKSGRCPHYNPYLFGGFPFIAGTQTGIFYPLHLAYLIFPINSAIDFLIVIHLLIGGITFFNWARYHSIPNCWAALGGIIWSLSGVVYPHVYAGHLPNINSLAWIPLCFHMVDKIFNTISENPLSILPFKKLVPSIFALAFGFSMILLGGHIQYLYYLILCLSLYILILMFPRLMKKQWLSVLSISSVYLAALVIMASITAIQWVPTLFSMSETLRSKLTYEMASTFSFPIENILTLLLPYYLGDNLNLPYWGRHYLWEMQIYFGIIPAIALIFGVKKLWHSNKPLILISLISLFLALGSQTFLFDILYMILPGFSSFRGTSKFTHVFLITMLILSLKSIVYFLEEKKKHKFYIRILLVLSSLSAVLAVFFLNPSGLGSLVNDLVYFLFQHIQLTGESYFKISPDSIAVFIQKATSFIGPQLFFLAIISALMAISLAIPKLSCEIRTLILIVVTTVDILLYTRPLHVSHKPITLSNEAKKILQELPPEARLHNPSNPNIALMYRYHDLWGLDPFVFRRYAEYVTYSLGLPADRATQYLPQRFQFHSMHAPLRLYGIADLLSNEPKWIAKSPFKITDEAFLVSTLHIEPHPTWILSRIADPEFRFDQEAVIEKIPEGFFYKEITPNVPPSTVEILNRSPGKYHIRVEAHNPALLVISTNYSKGWRAYGLPDSAQYHYTPIPANYTFLSLPINPGSHNIILEYISPGWNLGIWISTSALILLLTAILIYRFSDLPLAILKK